In one Sphingomonas sanguinis genomic region, the following are encoded:
- a CDS encoding methyl-accepting chemotaxis protein, translating into MRSINRMVSAAFAAIVLLVLVSGAASVWSNSRQAEARTRITEGSALLRNHMTADMMHDSVRGDVLSILRAVSAGDVDLAESRKALADDAAVLRKAVLTDAAYAAAPDVVAQAKRIQTQVDAYIEQADAMARTAATDQARAAASLPAFLKAFDVLEGGMSTLSDAIEAHVADVNRQAAEIARLANIMLAVTTFATFALIVMIAVATRRHIVAPLLMLIDALRRMTSGQMDVPVTVTGRQDELGQLADATVALRDQLAAAERAKQEQTTLIVDSFGAALTRLAEGDLLARVDAELAGPFARIKSDFNAAVANLQATLATVKEAVSGINNGASDIRQASDDLSQRTEQQAASLEETSAAMDEVTSTVRETAAGANRANVLVSETRVEAEQSGDVVRRTVEAMSGIERASTEIGEIISVIDGIAFQTNLLALNAGVEAARAGDAGKGFAVVASEVRALAQRSADAAKDVKVKITASSEQVEAGAALVSETGKALQRIIARIGEISVLVETIAASAERQATGLQQVNTAVSEMDGVTQQNAAMVEEATAAARSLAEEADSLARQVARFTLDHGPRSQSSPATVHALPLRTAAKAGREIAHMARQKVANGSRGAMVDAAADDWSEF; encoded by the coding sequence ATGCGCTCGATCAACAGGATGGTTTCGGCGGCTTTCGCCGCGATCGTGCTGCTGGTGCTGGTTTCGGGTGCCGCCAGCGTGTGGTCGAACAGCCGGCAAGCCGAAGCGCGTACGCGGATCACGGAAGGGTCGGCGTTGCTGCGCAATCACATGACCGCCGACATGATGCATGACTCGGTGCGCGGCGACGTTCTTTCGATCCTGCGCGCGGTCAGTGCCGGGGACGTCGATCTTGCCGAAAGCCGCAAGGCGCTTGCCGATGACGCGGCCGTGCTGCGCAAGGCGGTCCTGACCGACGCCGCCTATGCCGCCGCGCCCGATGTCGTGGCGCAGGCGAAGCGTATCCAGACCCAGGTGGACGCCTATATCGAGCAGGCCGATGCCATGGCCCGCACTGCGGCGACCGATCAGGCGCGCGCGGCGGCGTCTCTTCCCGCCTTCCTAAAGGCGTTCGATGTGCTGGAAGGGGGGATGAGCACCCTCTCGGACGCGATCGAGGCGCATGTCGCCGACGTCAACCGGCAGGCTGCGGAAATCGCGCGGCTTGCCAACATCATGCTGGCCGTCACGACCTTCGCGACGTTTGCGCTGATCGTGATGATCGCCGTGGCGACCCGCCGCCACATCGTCGCGCCCCTGCTGATGCTGATCGACGCGCTGCGTCGCATGACGTCCGGCCAGATGGACGTGCCGGTCACCGTCACCGGGCGGCAGGACGAGCTGGGGCAATTGGCCGATGCGACGGTCGCGCTGCGCGATCAACTCGCCGCCGCCGAGCGGGCCAAGCAGGAGCAGACCACGCTCATCGTCGACAGTTTCGGCGCGGCGCTCACCCGCCTGGCGGAGGGCGACCTGCTGGCGCGCGTCGACGCCGAGCTTGCCGGGCCGTTCGCCCGCATCAAGTCCGACTTCAACGCCGCGGTGGCCAATCTTCAGGCGACCCTCGCCACCGTCAAGGAGGCGGTGAGCGGGATCAACAACGGCGCCAGCGACATTCGCCAGGCGTCGGACGATCTGTCACAACGGACCGAGCAACAGGCCGCGTCGCTCGAAGAGACGTCGGCGGCGATGGACGAAGTCACCTCCACGGTGCGGGAGACGGCCGCCGGTGCCAATCGTGCCAATGTCCTGGTCAGCGAAACGCGCGTGGAGGCGGAGCAGTCGGGCGACGTGGTCCGGCGGACCGTCGAGGCGATGAGCGGCATCGAGCGCGCATCGACCGAGATCGGCGAAATCATCTCGGTCATCGACGGCATCGCCTTCCAGACCAATTTGCTGGCGCTGAACGCCGGTGTCGAGGCGGCGCGCGCCGGTGATGCGGGCAAGGGCTTCGCGGTGGTCGCGTCCGAGGTGCGGGCGCTGGCGCAGCGCTCGGCGGATGCCGCCAAGGATGTGAAGGTCAAGATCACCGCCTCGTCCGAACAGGTCGAAGCGGGGGCCGCGCTGGTCAGCGAGACCGGCAAGGCGCTGCAGCGGATCATCGCCCGGATCGGCGAGATCAGCGTGCTGGTGGAGACGATCGCCGCCTCGGCCGAGCGCCAGGCGACGGGCCTGCAGCAGGTCAATACGGCCGTGTCCGAGATGGACGGCGTCACCCAGCAGAACGCCGCTATGGTCGAGGAGGCGACCGCCGCCGCCCGAAGCCTTGCCGAGGAGGCGGACAGTCTGGCCCGACAGGTCGCGCGATTCACGCTGGACCATGGGCCACGAAGCCAGTCGTCCCCGGCGACCGTCCACGCCCTGCCGCTGCGCACCGCAGCGAAGGCCGGACGGGAGATCGCCCACATGGCCCGGCAAAAGGTGGCGAACGGCTCTCGCGGCGCCATGGTCGATGCGGCGGCCGATGATTGGTCCGAATTTTAG
- a CDS encoding TetR/AcrR family transcriptional regulator — MTKARASRGRPSLARAAEIGNLVVDAAILAFVEQGLDISIEQIAQSVGVSKQAIYRRWPSKIHLLMDVMGQVMDKVYCQLSDDLPEDPRAALKELSWRMCRPDGGVRERSLTILMSEALHDRSLHIWLESWRENNFDFYLPYVAAVRAADDSRDSIALTARLLRDIVEGVSRDCYWSKLSDPECESLFLQKWDAVSKLL, encoded by the coding sequence ATGACGAAGGCGCGCGCATCGCGCGGCCGGCCCAGCCTGGCGCGGGCGGCGGAGATCGGCAATCTGGTCGTCGACGCCGCCATCCTCGCCTTTGTCGAGCAGGGGCTGGACATCTCGATCGAACAGATCGCCCAGTCCGTCGGGGTGAGCAAGCAGGCGATCTACCGGCGCTGGCCCAGCAAGATCCATCTGTTGATGGATGTGATGGGCCAGGTGATGGACAAGGTCTATTGCCAGCTCAGCGACGATCTTCCCGAAGACCCGCGCGCCGCGTTGAAGGAACTGTCCTGGCGTATGTGCAGGCCGGATGGCGGCGTGCGCGAGCGGAGCCTGACGATCCTGATGTCGGAGGCGCTGCACGACCGTTCCCTGCATATCTGGCTGGAATCCTGGCGCGAAAACAACTTCGATTTCTACCTTCCCTATGTCGCGGCGGTACGGGCGGCGGACGACAGTCGGGATAGCATTGCGCTGACGGCGAGGCTGTTGCGGGATATCGTCGAGGGAGTGAGCAGGGATTGCTATTGGAGCAAGCTGTCCGATCCAGAATGCGAATCGCTGTTCCTGCAGAAATGGGATGCCGTCTCGAAGCTGTTGTAG
- a CDS encoding efflux transporter outer membrane subunit, with protein MIRSKSMLALLAATMLAGCNLAPKYVRPVGAVPATLPQDGIYPPAASDAPDVSKIGWQSFFTDDRLRRTIALGLENNRDLRVAAANVLQARAQYRIQRADLVPSTNLSGSGTYTNNIQGAAGALGGAAGGGTGSGSGAGTGAGAGTGTGGAGLGSSSPNLQFYSVNAGFSAFELDLFGRVRNLSRAALEQYFATEEAQRATRISLIAEIATAWLTYASDRDQLRISQESLKSFEQSLELTRAQFRIGVASELEARQAETTYQGARNDIAVLKTRVAQDKNALDLLVGTPVQTDLLPQGLNSGGAALPVLPVGLSSDVLLRRPDVLQAEHQLIAQNANIGAARAALFPRISLTATLGTISTALSGLFAGGSFTYTGAPSVSLPLFDGGRLRGNLDVARAQQQAAVSTYEKTVQTAFREVADALAQRGTIDEQIAAQTARVEAANVALKISDARYRTGVESFLTTLDSQRTAYSAQQLLVTTRLNRESNMVELYRSLGGGLN; from the coding sequence ATGATCCGTTCCAAATCCATGCTCGCCCTGCTGGCCGCCACCATGCTCGCCGGGTGCAACCTCGCCCCCAAATATGTCCGCCCGGTGGGCGCCGTCCCCGCGACGCTGCCCCAGGACGGCATCTATCCGCCCGCCGCGTCCGACGCTCCCGACGTTTCCAAAATCGGGTGGCAGTCCTTCTTCACCGACGACCGCCTGCGCCGTACCATCGCGCTGGGGCTGGAGAACAACCGGGATCTGCGCGTCGCGGCGGCCAATGTGCTTCAGGCCAGGGCGCAGTATCGCATTCAGCGGGCGGACCTGGTCCCCTCGACCAACCTGTCGGGTTCGGGCACCTATACCAACAATATCCAGGGGGCGGCGGGCGCCTTGGGCGGGGCCGCCGGTGGCGGGACCGGATCGGGGTCCGGCGCCGGAACGGGGGCTGGCGCGGGCACCGGTACGGGGGGAGCGGGGCTTGGCTCGTCCTCGCCCAATCTCCAATTCTATTCGGTCAATGCCGGTTTCTCGGCCTTCGAGCTGGATCTGTTCGGCCGTGTCCGCAATCTCAGCCGCGCGGCGCTGGAGCAGTATTTCGCGACCGAAGAGGCGCAGCGTGCGACGCGGATCAGCCTGATCGCCGAGATCGCGACCGCCTGGCTGACCTATGCCTCCGACCGGGACCAGCTGCGGATTTCGCAGGAGTCGCTGAAGTCGTTCGAACAGTCGCTGGAGCTGACCCGTGCCCAGTTCCGCATCGGTGTCGCCTCGGAACTCGAGGCGCGGCAGGCCGAGACGACCTATCAGGGCGCGCGCAACGATATCGCCGTCCTCAAGACGCGCGTCGCCCAGGACAAGAACGCCCTCGACCTGCTGGTCGGGACGCCGGTGCAGACCGACCTGCTGCCGCAGGGCCTCAATAGCGGCGGTGCCGCCTTGCCGGTGCTGCCCGTCGGCCTTTCGTCCGATGTGTTGCTGCGTCGCCCCGACGTGCTGCAGGCCGAGCATCAGCTGATCGCGCAGAACGCCAATATCGGCGCGGCGCGCGCGGCGCTGTTTCCGCGCATCTCGCTGACTGCGACGCTGGGGACGATCAGCACCGCGCTGAGCGGCCTCTTTGCCGGGGGCAGTTTCACCTATACCGGCGCGCCGTCGGTGTCGCTGCCGCTGTTCGACGGGGGGCGGCTTCGCGGCAATCTGGACGTCGCGCGGGCGCAGCAGCAGGCCGCCGTCTCGACCTATGAGAAGACGGTCCAGACGGCGTTCCGCGAGGTGGCCGATGCCCTGGCCCAGCGCGGCACCATCGACGAGCAGATTGCGGCGCAGACCGCGCGGGTGGAGGCGGCCAATGTCGCGCTGAAGATTTCGGACGCGCGGTACAGGACGGGCGTCGAGTCCTTCCTGACCACCCTCGATTCCCAGCGCACGGCCTATTCGGCGCAGCAACTGCTCGTCACCACGCGTCTCAATCGCGAGAGCAATATGGTGGAGCTGTACCGCTCGCTGGGCGGTGGCCTGAACTGA
- a CDS encoding efflux RND transporter permease subunit: MSRYFIDRPIFAYVLAVMVVIAGLLSLRSLPIAQFPAIAPPAVSITANYPGADAQTLENTTTQIIEQQMKGIDHLRYFSSSSSSAGSVTITLTFEQGTDPDIAQVQVQNKLQAATPLLPQEVQRQGIIVAKATQNFLLFVGLYSENGQHDADDLADIVASRISDPLSRVTGVGDTQIFGSQYAMRIWVDPIKLNNYALTMADVTNAVTAQNAQVSAGQIGAQPAPKEQMLNATVSVSSRLTSPEQFAKIRLKSNTDGSIVRLGDVARVAIGAENYAFSAQWNGKPASGIGIKLAPGANALDTVTAVKERVNALAKEFPSDVKVIFPYDTSPFVRLSIEQVIETLVEAVVLVFLVMFLFLQNFRATLIPTIAVPVVLTGTFAVLAAFGYSINTLTLFGMVLAIGLLVDDAIVVVENVERLITTEHLSPKEAARKSMDEITGALIGIAAVLSAVFLPMAFFGGSTGVIYRQFSITIVSAMALSVAVALILTPALCATILKPHDPSKTEGHGPLARFFRWFNDRFDRGRDRYEKGVRSTARRWGRSLIVYALIVVGMAFLFMRLPSGFLPDEDQGVMIALVQGPPGATTARTQKGLDLVRDHFLSDAGSAIRGVYTINGFSFAGQGQNSGIAFIPMKEWKDRPGAQNKAQAIIGRAMGAFARYNDGLIFAVIPPAVQELGNATGFDMQLVDEGGIGHEKLLAARNMLLGMASQNKSLVGVRPNALDDAPQLKVNVDQDKARALGLDLSTVNSTIATAWGGAYVNDFIDRGRVKRVYIQADAAYRMAPEDIGDLYVRGATGTMAPFTAFSSFDWHQGPMQLTRYNGQPSMEILGQAAPGVSSGAAIKAMEEMQAKLPPGTRLDWTGLSYEEQLSGGQAPALYGLSLLIVFLCLAALYESWSVPISVMLVVPLGVLGALLAAWLTGLNNDIYLQVGLITTIGVSAKNAILIVEFAEEKMREGLSAFDAAIEAAKLRLRPILMTSLAFVFGVFPLAIANGAGAGGQNAIGRAVVGGMLSATILAIFFVPMFFVVVMRLFDRSKQRKAEGDMHPHDDGHPDTPSVPQGV, encoded by the coding sequence ATGTCACGCTATTTCATCGATCGCCCGATCTTCGCCTATGTGCTGGCGGTGATGGTCGTCATCGCGGGGCTCTTGTCCCTGCGCTCGCTGCCCATCGCGCAGTTCCCGGCGATCGCGCCGCCCGCGGTATCGATCACCGCCAATTATCCGGGCGCCGACGCCCAGACGCTGGAGAATACGACCACCCAGATCATCGAGCAGCAGATGAAGGGGATCGATCACCTTCGCTACTTCTCGTCCTCCTCGTCGTCGGCGGGCAGCGTGACGATCACGCTGACTTTCGAACAGGGAACCGATCCCGACATCGCGCAGGTGCAGGTCCAGAACAAGCTGCAGGCGGCGACCCCGCTTCTGCCGCAGGAGGTTCAGCGCCAGGGCATCATTGTCGCCAAGGCGACGCAGAATTTCCTGCTGTTCGTCGGCCTCTATTCCGAGAACGGCCAGCATGACGCCGACGACCTCGCCGACATCGTCGCCTCGCGGATTTCCGATCCGCTGTCGCGCGTCACCGGCGTCGGCGATACCCAGATCTTCGGGTCGCAATATGCGATGCGCATCTGGGTCGATCCGATCAAGCTCAACAATTACGCGCTGACCATGGCGGACGTGACCAATGCGGTCACGGCGCAGAACGCACAGGTTTCGGCGGGCCAGATCGGCGCGCAGCCCGCGCCCAAGGAACAGATGCTCAACGCGACCGTCTCGGTCTCGTCGCGGCTGACGTCCCCTGAGCAGTTCGCCAAGATCCGTCTGAAGAGCAACACCGACGGTTCGATCGTCCGGCTCGGCGATGTCGCGCGCGTCGCGATCGGCGCGGAAAACTATGCCTTTTCGGCGCAGTGGAACGGCAAGCCCGCCTCGGGCATCGGCATCAAGCTGGCGCCCGGCGCCAACGCGCTCGACACCGTCACCGCGGTCAAGGAGCGGGTGAACGCGCTGGCGAAGGAATTCCCCTCCGACGTCAAGGTCATCTTCCCCTACGATACCTCGCCCTTCGTGCGGCTGTCGATCGAGCAGGTGATCGAGACTCTGGTCGAGGCGGTCGTGCTCGTCTTCCTCGTCATGTTCCTATTCCTCCAGAATTTCCGCGCCACGCTGATCCCGACGATCGCGGTGCCGGTGGTGCTGACGGGGACGTTCGCAGTGCTGGCGGCGTTCGGCTATTCGATCAACACGCTGACCCTGTTCGGTATGGTGCTGGCCATCGGCTTGCTGGTCGACGACGCGATCGTCGTCGTCGAGAATGTCGAGCGCCTGATCACCACCGAGCATCTTTCGCCCAAGGAAGCGGCGCGAAAGTCGATGGACGAGATCACCGGCGCGCTGATCGGCATCGCGGCGGTGCTGTCCGCCGTGTTCCTGCCGATGGCGTTCTTCGGCGGGTCGACCGGCGTCATCTATCGCCAGTTCTCGATCACCATCGTCTCGGCGATGGCGCTGTCGGTTGCGGTCGCGCTGATCCTGACGCCCGCGCTCTGCGCTACCATCCTGAAGCCGCACGACCCGAGCAAGACGGAGGGCCATGGTCCGCTGGCGCGCTTCTTCCGTTGGTTCAACGACCGGTTCGATCGTGGGCGCGACCGCTATGAAAAGGGCGTCCGCTCGACCGCGCGGCGCTGGGGGCGGTCGCTGATCGTCTATGCGCTGATCGTCGTCGGCATGGCCTTCCTGTTCATGCGCTTGCCGAGCGGCTTCCTGCCCGACGAGGATCAGGGCGTGATGATCGCGCTGGTCCAGGGCCCGCCGGGGGCGACCACGGCGCGGACCCAGAAGGGCCTCGATCTCGTCCGCGACCATTTCCTGAGCGATGCAGGGAGCGCCATTCGCGGCGTCTACACGATCAACGGCTTCAGCTTTGCGGGCCAGGGCCAGAATAGCGGTATCGCCTTCATCCCAATGAAGGAATGGAAGGACCGCCCCGGCGCGCAGAACAAGGCGCAGGCGATCATCGGCCGCGCCATGGGGGCGTTCGCCCGCTACAATGACGGCCTGATCTTCGCGGTCATCCCGCCCGCCGTCCAGGAACTGGGCAATGCCACCGGCTTCGACATGCAACTGGTCGACGAAGGCGGCATCGGGCACGAAAAGCTGCTCGCCGCGCGCAACATGTTGCTCGGCATGGCGTCGCAGAACAAGTCGCTGGTCGGCGTGCGCCCCAACGCGCTCGACGACGCGCCGCAGCTCAAGGTCAATGTCGACCAGGACAAGGCCCGTGCGCTCGGCCTCGACCTCTCGACCGTCAACAGCACGATCGCGACCGCTTGGGGTGGTGCTTACGTGAACGACTTCATCGATCGCGGCCGGGTGAAGCGCGTCTATATCCAGGCCGATGCCGCCTATCGCATGGCGCCCGAGGATATTGGCGACCTCTATGTGCGCGGAGCGACGGGCACGATGGCGCCGTTCACCGCCTTCTCCTCGTTCGACTGGCACCAGGGGCCGATGCAGCTGACCCGCTATAACGGCCAGCCCTCGATGGAAATCCTGGGCCAGGCTGCACCGGGCGTGTCGTCGGGCGCCGCGATCAAGGCGATGGAGGAGATGCAGGCCAAGCTGCCGCCCGGCACCCGGCTCGACTGGACCGGCCTCAGCTATGAGGAACAGCTGTCCGGTGGTCAGGCGCCTGCGCTCTATGGCCTGTCGCTGCTGATCGTCTTCCTGTGCCTTGCCGCGCTGTACGAAAGCTGGTCGGTGCCGATTTCGGTGATGCTGGTGGTGCCCTTGGGCGTCCTCGGTGCGCTGTTGGCCGCGTGGCTGACCGGGCTGAACAACGACATCTATCTTCAGGTTGGCCTGATCACCACGATCGGCGTGTCGGCGAAGAACGCGATCCTGATCGTCGAGTTTGCCGAGGAGAAGATGCGCGAGGGGCTGAGCGCGTTCGATGCGGCGATCGAGGCCGCCAAGCTTCGCCTTCGTCCGATCCTGATGACCAGCCTGGCTTTCGTGTTCGGCGTGTTCCCGCTGGCCATCGCCAATGGCGCAGGGGCAGGGGGGCAGAATGCCATCGGTCGCGCCGTGGTGGGCGGCATGTTGTCGGCGACGATCCTGGCGATCTTCTTCGTGCCGATGTTCTTCGTCGTCGTCATGCGGCTGTTCGACCGCAGCAAGCAGCGCAAGGCCGAGGGGGATATGCATCCGCACGACGATGGCCACCCCGATACGCCATCCGTGCCGCAGGGAGTTTGA
- a CDS encoding efflux RND transporter periplasmic adaptor subunit, which produces MSSNRLMGRVLASGALLALAACGAGGNQQQQQAAQGPAPVGYVVASEQPVTLTTELPGRTTAFETSDVRPQVNGLITQRLFVEGDMVREGQPLYRIDPAPYQAQVASARAALTRAQAGIASSAALARRYGELVKINAIARQEFENAQTSAAQARADVAAQQAALRTAQIDLARTTIRAPITGRIGRSVFTTGALVSASQTDALATIQRLDPIYVDIQEPSAELLKLRQQIMSGQLTRDGHAPVKLKLEDGSDYGPQGTLRFADVTVDPTTGSQVIRALFPNPNGLLLPGMFVRASLVEGTQSNAFLVPQRAVSRDEKGQATVMVIGAGNKVEGRTLQTGRSVGDNWIVTSGLKAGDKIIVEGGMMLRPGMPVQGKPWNPNAKPAAAQPRQGAAQAQAK; this is translated from the coding sequence ATGTCGTCCAATCGGCTTATGGGTCGTGTGTTGGCATCCGGCGCCTTGCTCGCACTGGCCGCTTGCGGCGCCGGTGGCAACCAGCAGCAGCAACAGGCGGCGCAGGGACCGGCTCCGGTGGGGTATGTGGTGGCGAGCGAGCAGCCTGTCACCCTCACGACCGAATTGCCTGGGCGGACGACCGCATTCGAAACCTCCGATGTCCGCCCGCAGGTCAACGGCCTAATTACCCAGCGGCTGTTCGTCGAGGGCGACATGGTCCGCGAGGGCCAGCCGCTCTACCGTATCGATCCGGCGCCCTATCAGGCCCAGGTCGCCAGCGCCCGCGCCGCGCTGACCCGCGCGCAGGCGGGTATCGCGTCGAGCGCCGCACTGGCGCGCCGTTACGGCGAACTGGTCAAGATCAACGCGATCGCCCGCCAGGAGTTCGAGAATGCGCAGACGAGCGCGGCGCAGGCGCGCGCCGATGTCGCCGCGCAGCAGGCCGCGTTGCGCACCGCGCAGATCGATCTGGCCCGCACCACCATCCGTGCGCCGATCACCGGCCGGATCGGCCGGTCGGTATTCACGACCGGCGCGCTGGTATCGGCGTCGCAGACCGATGCGCTGGCCACCATCCAGCGGCTCGACCCCATCTATGTCGACATCCAGGAGCCGAGCGCCGAACTCCTGAAGCTGCGTCAGCAGATCATGAGCGGCCAGCTGACCCGTGACGGCCATGCCCCGGTCAAGCTGAAGCTGGAGGACGGCAGCGATTACGGTCCCCAGGGCACGCTGCGCTTCGCCGACGTCACCGTCGACCCGACCACCGGATCGCAGGTGATCCGCGCACTGTTCCCCAACCCCAACGGATTGCTGCTGCCCGGCATGTTCGTGCGCGCGTCCCTGGTCGAGGGCACCCAGTCCAACGCCTTCCTGGTGCCGCAACGCGCCGTCAGCCGCGACGAAAAGGGGCAGGCGACCGTGATGGTGATCGGCGCGGGCAACAAGGTCGAGGGGCGGACGCTCCAGACCGGCCGCTCGGTCGGCGACAACTGGATCGTGACCAGCGGGCTGAAGGCCGGGGACAAGATCATCGTCGAAGGCGGCATGATGCTCCGTCCGGGCATGCCCGTGCAGGGCAAGCCGTGGAACCCCAACGCCAAGCCCGCGGCCGCACAGCCGCGACAGGGTGCGGCACAGGCACAGGCGAAGTAA
- a CDS encoding TetR/AcrR family transcriptional regulator: MYEIDHSHFASLDPPVECVNMLERGSTVSNTKCSPPTRAELRRHNIKEVARRLFVENGFHATGIAAIAKESGVAVQQLYRDFPSKEDIIAAIVAADCERIADQNTLNTALSNRDREGIVAWLVGTPCRKDEAGDRLFLEIAAEAARNDRIRAIFLEVRERAFENISRAFAGLMGSDVVQDEHQTLAQAFMVISLGSVCARTLHQENVKPASDRLITCLIDGARP, translated from the coding sequence TTGTATGAGATCGATCACTCACATTTTGCGTCGTTAGACCCACCGGTCGAGTGCGTCAACATGCTTGAGAGAGGTTCTACCGTGTCGAATACCAAGTGCTCGCCTCCCACCCGTGCGGAGTTGCGACGGCACAATATCAAGGAGGTAGCGCGTCGCCTGTTCGTGGAGAACGGCTTTCACGCCACCGGCATCGCCGCCATCGCCAAGGAATCGGGCGTCGCCGTCCAGCAGCTGTACCGCGACTTCCCGTCCAAGGAGGACATCATCGCCGCCATCGTGGCGGCAGACTGCGAGCGTATCGCGGACCAGAATACCCTGAACACCGCACTGTCCAACAGGGATCGCGAAGGCATCGTCGCCTGGCTCGTGGGCACCCCGTGCCGCAAGGACGAAGCGGGCGACCGCCTGTTTCTGGAAATCGCGGCGGAAGCGGCGCGCAACGACCGGATCAGGGCCATCTTCCTCGAGGTTCGCGAGCGGGCATTCGAAAACATCAGCCGCGCCTTTGCAGGCCTGATGGGTAGCGACGTGGTACAGGACGAGCATCAAACCCTCGCTCAGGCTTTCATGGTGATCTCACTCGGCTCGGTCTGCGCCAGAACCCTTCATCAGGAGAATGTGAAGCCCGCCAGTGACAGGCTCATTACCTGCCTGATCGATGGAGCCCGTCCCTGA
- the cpdR gene encoding cell cycle two-component system response regulator CpdR: protein MFHILLAEDDEVMREYLTRALTRSGYRVTAVDRGTTALPLLESEHFDLLLTDIVMPEMDGIELAQRAASLVPDLRVMFITGFAAVTLKAGQAVPNARVLSKPFHLRDLVMEVDRLFAKESADGAI, encoded by the coding sequence ATGTTCCATATCCTGCTGGCCGAAGACGACGAGGTCATGCGCGAATATCTGACACGGGCGCTGACGCGGTCCGGCTACCGGGTGACGGCGGTCGATCGCGGCACGACGGCGCTGCCTTTGCTGGAGAGCGAACACTTCGACCTGCTGCTGACCGATATCGTCATGCCCGAGATGGATGGCATCGAACTGGCCCAGCGCGCCGCCTCGCTGGTCCCCGACTTGCGGGTGATGTTCATCACCGGCTTCGCGGCGGTCACGCTGAAGGCGGGGCAGGCGGTTCCCAACGCCCGTGTACTGTCCAAACCCTTTCACCTGCGCGACCTGGTGATGGAGGTGGACCGACTTTTTGCAAAAGAATCGGCAGACGGCGCGATTTAG
- a CDS encoding N-formylglutamate amidohydrolase — translation MASPSFGTSFQTFGDPVPSGPVVISVPHGGRAYPAEMVAALRVPVAAVTALEDRLIDLVGIAAQGDEPMLVQTTPRAWIDLNRDERERDALIDEGATMAPRASAKLRSGLGLVPRRVAGHGDIWTRRFADAEIVARIKNDHRPYHSALAERLAAARARFGVAVLLDLHSMPPLGAPGLVPRIVIGDRHGTTAATRFVRRVEAEARGGGFAVTRNAPYAGGHIVERHGDPRRGIHAIQLELDRSLYLDAALEAPGPGFDATVALVCRILSALAAEALGQPTAMAAE, via the coding sequence ATGGCCAGCCCGAGCTTCGGCACATCCTTTCAGACATTTGGCGATCCGGTTCCTTCGGGGCCGGTGGTGATCTCGGTACCGCATGGCGGGCGCGCCTATCCGGCGGAGATGGTCGCGGCGCTGCGCGTGCCGGTCGCCGCCGTAACGGCGCTGGAGGACCGGCTGATTGATCTGGTCGGCATCGCCGCGCAAGGGGACGAGCCGATGCTGGTCCAGACCACGCCGCGCGCCTGGATCGACCTGAACCGCGACGAGCGCGAGCGGGATGCGCTGATCGACGAGGGCGCGACGATGGCGCCCCGCGCCTCGGCCAAGCTGCGCAGCGGGCTGGGCCTGGTGCCACGCCGGGTGGCGGGGCATGGCGATATCTGGACACGGCGCTTCGCCGATGCGGAGATCGTCGCGCGCATCAAGAACGATCATCGCCCCTATCATAGCGCTTTGGCGGAGCGGCTGGCGGCGGCGCGGGCGCGGTTCGGGGTGGCGGTGCTGCTCGACCTGCATTCGATGCCGCCGCTCGGTGCGCCGGGGCTGGTGCCGCGCATCGTGATCGGCGACCGGCATGGCACGACGGCGGCCACCCGCTTCGTCCGCCGGGTCGAGGCGGAGGCGCGTGGGGGTGGTTTCGCCGTGACCCGCAATGCGCCCTATGCCGGGGGACATATCGTCGAGCGGCACGGCGATCCCCGACGAGGCATCCACGCGATCCAGCTGGAACTCGACCGCTCGCTCTATCTCGATGCCGCGCTGGAGGCGCCAGGGCCGGGCTTCGACGCCACGGTAGCGCTGGTATGCCGTATCCTGTCCGCCTTGGCGGCCGAAGCTCTGGGCCAACCGACGGCGATGGCCGCCGAATAA